The following is a genomic window from Methyloceanibacter stevinii.
CTTCCGGTAAACGGGCGCGCCGGGAGAGGCCCCGAACCGGTCGAGCCGACCGGCCGTCCGAGGCACTGGGCGAGTAGCCGCATGGTTTGCCAGTTTTGCTGGGAAAGAAAAAGCCCGGCGTTTCCGCCGGGCTTTCGGGCTTGGGGAGAGCCATCGGCCAAGCGGAGCTTGGGTTCGGGTAGGGTGCGCGCACCGCCGGCCGGTATGGTGAACGTGCGGACCGGACAAAGGTTCCGGGCTCGGCACCCTTTCCGCCGAAAATCGGCACTTCTTCCCCTCAAAAAGAAACACTCATCAAGCCTTCTTTAACCAGCTCGGCTGCATCCTCATTACCAAGGGTTGCGATGGAGAGGCAGCCCGCGCAGCAGCAAAACCGAGTGGGGGACATATGCGCGTTGTGGCCGGACGGAACGGGGCGAACTGCCGGGGTCAACATTCCCAGCAAGACGAGCTGGAATGCCATGTGAACGCCCTCTCGCGGTTGGCCGAACGGGCCATCAACATGGAAATCGACCCGCCGGTCTGTACCCTGGTCATTCGCTCGGCCAAATCGGCGCCGGCACGGGCCCTCGTCCAGACCCAAGAGGCGCTGGCCGCGGCCGGGATTACGGTCAAAGTCATCCTGACCAAGGTCGACCCCGAGCAAGACCTGCATGCCCTGTTTGCCACGCTATCGGCGCTCCTGCCCGAGGCCGATCTCGACGACCATGTGCGCTGGGCACAAGATCCGCGGCTCATGGATGCCCATGAACAGGCTGTCTACGGCCCCGAACTTTGCTGGACCGGGGATGCAGTCCGCCGCGACGCCGACAAGCGCAACCGGCTCGTTCTTTTCGATGATGCACCGGCGGCACTCCTACGCGGCGCTCACGCCTTCAAAGCACTGTGGGCCGCCTCCAACCGGGTACCCGCGCATCTCCTGAACATCCACGCCGCTGCCGGATCGCTCGCGGCGGAAGCCTGCGCGAAAGACGCACCGCTTGCGGCCGTGGACCGGCCCGTCGAAGGATGGCCACTCCTGAGGCACTAGGACGCGCTGTTATAATAACGTCATCCTTTGGTGCGAGCCGTTCGCCCTTCATAATGGATGACGGAGTTCCCGATGCGCCTTTCCTTTCTGCTGGCCCTGTTTCTGTCGCTTAGTTCGCCTGCGCTCGCCCAAGAGGCGGCCGCACCGGCGGGGCCTGTCCTCGGAGACCTCCTCAAGAACCCGGCCTATTTCAACTCCTGGCAAGCCATTGCCGGCGGCAAGGAAGCGCCTGACTGGCTGAAGGAGTACACCCAGACCCTGGATGGTCCTCCGGTCCCCAGCATTCCCGTCGCCATCGACAATCAAACCTATTCGCTGGCTTTCACGTGCAAGCCGAATGAGTGCGAGCAGTTCCAGATCTTCGTCCTCTTCGCCCCGGACGGGAGCAAGGCGTGGGCCCTCATGGGCTCGCCCCTGACCGGCGTCAACTGGCTCGGCGAGCCTGACGAACGCATTCGCGCCGCCATCACCGCGGCACTGCAGAAATAGGCCAACCCGCCATGTCCGACACAATGGCAGCGATGCTTCTGGAACAGGCCGGCCAGCCGCTCCGTTCCGCGACGCTGCCGGTTCCCGCGCCGGGCCCCGGGCAAATTCTGCTGAAGGTCCTAGCCTGCGGGGTCTGCCGCACGGACCTTCATATCTACGACGGCGAGCTCGATCATCCGAAGCTTCCCCTCGTGCTCGGCCATGAGATCGTCGGCCGCGTGGAAGCGCTCGGGCCCGACACATCCGGCTTCGAGGAGGGCATGCGCGTTGGCGTTCCGTGGCTTGGTTACACCGACGGCACCTGCCGCTACTGCCGCGAGGGGCATGAGAACCTCTGCGACGAGCCGAAGTTCACGGGCTACCAGATCGATGGGGGGTATGCCGCCTACACGGTCGCCGACGAGCGCTACTGTTTCGCGATTCCCGACGGCTATTCCGATGCGGAGGCCGCGCCGCTCCTCTGCGCCGGGCTCATCGGCTACCGCTCCTTCAAGATGGCCGAGGACGCGCTTCAGGGCGAAACCAAGCGCCTCGGCATCTACGGGTTCGGCGCGGCGGCGCATATCGTCGCTCAGGTGGCGCGGTATCAGGGATGCGCCGTATACGCCTTTACGTCACCCGGCGACACGCAGGCTCAAGACTTCGCGCGTTCCCTCGGCGCCGTTTGGGCTGGCGGGTCCGACGAAGAAGCCCCCGATGAGCTGGACGCAGCGCTCATCTTCGCCCCGGTGGGGTCCCTCATACCTGCCGCTTTGAAGGCGCTTCGCAAAGGCGGCGTGGTTGTCTGTGGCGGCATCCATATGAGCGAAATTCCGGCCTTCTCCTACGACATCCTGTGGGAAGAACGCGAAATTCGCTCGGTCGCTAACCTGACGCGGGACGACGCGCGCGAGTTCCTGGCGCTGGCGCCCGAAGTTCCGGTTCGGACGACAGTCGTGCCGATGAAGCTCTCGGAGGCGAACGAAGCGTTGACGCGCCTGCGCGAAGGGGCCCTGACGGGCGCCGCCGTCCTTATTCCCTAGGCAGGAATTGCGTCCGGTTGGCCCTTACGACTTTATGAGAATTGCGGCACACTACCGTTCGGGGGTTTCGTAAATAGACCCATCAACCGGACGGCCACAGACGATGACAAAGATCCTGATCGTTGACGATCATCCTATGTTTCGCGAGGCCTTGCGCAGCGCCGTGAAGTTCTCGCGCGACGATGCCGAAATTCTCGAAGCGGGGAGCATCGAGGCCGCGCATGAGATCATTCGGGACGAGCCGGGCATCGAAATCGTGCTGCTGGACCTTTCCCTGCCCGGAACGACCGGTTTCGACGGTCTCATGCTTCTGCGCTCGGCATTCCCAAGAACGCCGATCATGATCGTTTCCGGCCTCGACGACCCGAAGATCGTCCAGGAAGCCATCCGGCTTGGCGCGGCGGGCTTCGTGCCGAAATCCGTCGACAAGGCCACGCTTGCCCAAGGTCTGTCGGAAGTCTTGAGCGGCTCGGTCTTCGTGCCGCCGGAACTCGCCCAGAACGCGCAAGGGCCTCGGGCTGCATCGCGCGCCAGCGATATCGCGGATCTGGTGGCCAACCTCACGCCTGCGCAGATGCGCGTTCTTCAGCTCATTCGCCATGGCCAGCTGAACAAGCAGATCGCCTACGAACTCGGGGTGAGCGAGACGACCGTCAAGGCCCATGTCTCGGAGACCTGCGGAAGCTGAACGTGGTGAGCCGCACCCAGGCCGTGATCAAGACCTCGCAACTCGACTTCGAAGCGATCGCCGGCGACGAAGGCGCTCCCAGCAGCTAGGCTTTCGGCCCAGCGTAGGCCCCCAATAGATGTGTCATCAGGCGCGAAGCTCCGCAGGCCGCGTGGGCTTGCGGAGGAGTTCGCACCGGGCTGCCGACACATCGGCGGCGACCTCGGGGCTCCAATCGCCGGTGACCACGACCGCCGGAAACACCGATCCGAACCGGTCGCGCAAGGTTCTTACGACGTCTACGCCGGTCCGCCCCTCGTCGAGATGATAGTCGACGAGCGCGATATCCGGCGGGCGCCCGAGTTCGGCCAGGGCCTGTTCGACCTCGTCGAGACGGGATCCGGCCAGCGTCATGCACGACCAATTGGTCAGGAGGCGGATAGTCGCATCGAGAACATCCCGGTCGTTCTCGACCACGACAACGGCTGCGCCGCGCGTGATCTCGGGGCTGGCACGCTCCGCCGGCTGACGGACCTCATGTGACGTTGCAACGTCGGCACAGTCGAGCGTGAGCCGGAAGGTCGAGCCCCTGTCCGGCCTAGACCGCACCTCGAGGGTGTGCCCCAACGCCTGGACCGTGCGCTGCACGATCGAAAGACCGAGCCCGAGGCCGGCGTGATCGCTCTTGGCTGCGGCGGCGCCTCGATAGAACTCCTCGAACATCGTCTCGAGCTCGACCTCCGAGATACCACAGCCGGTGTCGACCACGTCGATCAGGCACTTTTCTCCGCGCTTCCGCGCACCGATAACAACGCCTCCCTTTGACGTATAGCGCACCGCATTGGACACGAGGTTCTGCAGCACCCGTTGCAGAAGCAAGGGATCGCTGTGCACGAACAGACCCGAAGGGCGGACCTTGAGTTTCAGCCCTTTCGCTTCCGCTTGCGGCATGAAGCTGGCCTCCAGCACGTCAAGCACCTCGTCGAGGGGGAAGGACTGGATTTCCGGCGTGACGACGCCGGCATCGAGCTTCGAAATATCGAGCAGCGTCTTGATCAAGTCCTCGATCGTCTGCAGGGACTGATCGACCCGCCCGGCCAAGTGCCGCGCGTCGTCGTTCTCCTGCAGGTCGGAAAGGACCGAGATGGTCAGACGCGCCGCGTTCAGCGGCTGCAGAAGGTCATGGCTTGCCGCCGCCAGAAAGCGCGTCTTACTGAGATTGGCCCGTTCGGCCTCGTCCTTCGCCTCGACGAGCGCCTCGTTCGAACATTCGAGCCGGCGCAGGACGGCGGTCAGCTCTTCCGTTCGGGAACGAACCTTCGCATCGAGGCCGATCGCGGTTTGGAACAACGAAAAGGCATTGCCCTGCTGATCCATCGACCGCTCGACGCGGTCCATCAGGACGGCAT
Proteins encoded in this region:
- a CDS encoding ATP-binding response regulator, coding for MSGSEDEGLERRVEKLAKINAVLMDRVERSMDQQGNAFSLFQTAIGLDAKVRSRTEELTAVLRRLECSNEALVEAKDEAERANLSKTRFLAAASHDLLQPLNAARLTISVLSDLQENDDARHLAGRVDQSLQTIEDLIKTLLDISKLDAGVVTPEIQSFPLDEVLDVLEASFMPQAEAKGLKLKVRPSGLFVHSDPLLLQRVLQNLVSNAVRYTSKGGVVIGARKRGEKCLIDVVDTGCGISEVELETMFEEFYRGAAAAKSDHAGLGLGLSIVQRTVQALGHTLEVRSRPDRGSTFRLTLDCADVATSHEVRQPAERASPEITRGAAVVVVENDRDVLDATIRLLTNWSCMTLAGSRLDEVEQALAELGRPPDIALVDYHLDEGRTGVDVVRTLRDRFGSVFPAVVVTGDWSPEVAADVSAARCELLRKPTRPAELRA
- a CDS encoding response regulator transcription factor produces the protein MTKILIVDDHPMFREALRSAVKFSRDDAEILEAGSIEAAHEIIRDEPGIEIVLLDLSLPGTTGFDGLMLLRSAFPRTPIMIVSGLDDPKIVQEAIRLGAAGFVPKSVDKATLAQGLSEVLSGSVFVPPELAQNAQGPRAASRASDIADLVANLTPAQMRVLQLIRHGQLNKQIAYELGVSETTVKAHVSETCGS
- a CDS encoding Ivy family c-type lysozyme inhibitor, encoding MRLSFLLALFLSLSSPALAQEAAAPAGPVLGDLLKNPAYFNSWQAIAGGKEAPDWLKEYTQTLDGPPVPSIPVAIDNQTYSLAFTCKPNECEQFQIFVLFAPDGSKAWALMGSPLTGVNWLGEPDERIRAAITAALQK
- a CDS encoding zinc-dependent alcohol dehydrogenase family protein: MAAMLLEQAGQPLRSATLPVPAPGPGQILLKVLACGVCRTDLHIYDGELDHPKLPLVLGHEIVGRVEALGPDTSGFEEGMRVGVPWLGYTDGTCRYCREGHENLCDEPKFTGYQIDGGYAAYTVADERYCFAIPDGYSDAEAAPLLCAGLIGYRSFKMAEDALQGETKRLGIYGFGAAAHIVAQVARYQGCAVYAFTSPGDTQAQDFARSLGAVWAGGSDEEAPDELDAALIFAPVGSLIPAALKALRKGGVVVCGGIHMSEIPAFSYDILWEEREIRSVANLTRDDAREFLALAPEVPVRTTVVPMKLSEANEALTRLREGALTGAAVLIP